The genome window CGAGGTTTCCATGTCGACGCCGACAACCCCCTGGGCCCGGTAGCGCTCCACTTTGCTCCGGAGTTCCCGGTACGGGGCGTCCGTCGTCCAGACGGTGCCGGTGGCCGGGCGAATGCCCTCGGCCTCGCAGGCGGCCTGCAAAAGCCGGGCCAGCCGGGGAGCCGGCCCGGGAACGTCCAAGCCAGCCCAACCGCCGCCTGACGCCTGCAGCCCGTAGTGCGCCGACGTTCCCTCTTCCGAAAGGCACGCCGTTGGGATGAAAAGGCTGCCCACGGGCACGTCGGGCTGCAGGCTGCCCGCATAGCCCACGCCGATGAGGCTGCGGGCGCCACAGGCGATGAGCTCCTCGGCCTGTATGATGGCTGCGGGTGCCCCCACCCTGAGCGTGGTCAGGCAGACTGCCCTGCCGCCGACTTCCGCGGAATACAGCGGGTGCACTTCGCCGTAAAGCCAGGGCGGTGACGGCCCCGCGCCAAGGCTCTCTTTCAGGCGTTCCACGACCCGGCGGCTCCACGAACCGACGACGACGGGTGCCACGCCCATGCTCTCCCGGGAGAGTCCCCGCGTTCGCAGAACATAATCGATGAACATCTGGGGCGTGATGTGCTCGTCCATGCGGGCAACCCCCCGACGGAGACGCTTGCTAGCATTGTAACTCATCTTCCTCA of Bacillota bacterium contains these proteins:
- a CDS encoding nucleoside phosphorylase, yielding MDEHITPQMFIDYVLRTRGLSRESMGVAPVVVGSWSRRVVERLKESLGAGPSPPWLYGEVHPLYSAEVGGRAVCLTTLRVGAPAAIIQAEELIACGARSLIGVGYAGSLQPDVPVGSLFIPTACLSEEGTSAHYGLQASGGGWAGLDVPGPAPRLARLLQAACEAEGIRPATGTVWTTDAPYRELRSKVERYRAQGVVGVDMETSAMYTLGRFRNVEVCHLLLISDELWHEWRPAFGSAELRTAEERAAAVLLRVLQDWCSTA